From Coffea arabica cultivar ET-39 chromosome 2e, Coffea Arabica ET-39 HiFi, whole genome shotgun sequence, the proteins below share one genomic window:
- the LOC113730463 gene encoding probable E3 ubiquitin-protein ligase RHC2A, giving the protein MSMPSSYWCYRCNRFVRVWTQDSITCPDCNGGFVEEIETPTRSSLSESRRRRFPAAAMYMMRNSDSGQGPPGSSSGSGSGSSPALRRSRRNGGDRSPFNPVIVLRGPADGGGGAAGGGGGGGGFELYYDDGAGSGLRPLPASMSEFLLGSGFDRLLDQLSQIEANGIGRIDNPPASKAAIESMPTIEINQSHTTTESHCAVCKEPFELGCEAREMPCKHIYHSDCILPWLSLRNSCPVCRHELPTDARDSGESNRSSNEQTGVGNDDDTVGLTIWRLPGGGFAVGRFSGGRRNGERELPVVYTEMDGGFNNNGVPRRISWGSRGGVSRQSGGLRRAFRNLFACFGGVGDSSSGSNSSSDSRVTRRNRSFSSVFSSGTTGRRYWAFDINGGNRRW; this is encoded by the coding sequence ATGTCTATGCCTTCATCTTATTGGTGTTATAGATGCAATCGTTTTGTTCGGGTCTGGACCCAAGATTCCATTACTTGCCCTGATTGCAACGGTGGATTCGTTGAAGAAATCGAGACTCCCACTCGATCCTCACTTTCCGAGTCTAGACGACGCCGTTTCCCCGCTGCGGCCATGTACATGATGAGAAATTCTGATTCGGGTCAAGGTCCCCCCGGTTCCAGCTCTGGCTCCGGTTCGGGCTCTAGTCCTGCTTTACGTAGAAGCCGGAGGAACGGCGGTGACAGGTCTCCCTTTAATCCGGTTATAGTGCTTCGTGGGCCGGCTGACGGTGGCGGTGGGGCTGCTGGCggtggcggtggtggtggtggatttGAGTTGTATTATGATGATGGAGCTGGTTCGGGGTTGAGACCTTTGCCTGCCAGCATGTCGGAATTTTTACTGGGTTCGGGTTTTGACAGGCTTTTGGATCAGTTGTCTCAGATTGAAGCGAATGGGATTGGGAGAATAGATAATCCGCCCGCCTCGAAAGCTGCTATTGAGTCAATGCCTACTATTGAGATAAATCAGAGTCACACGACAACTGAATCCCACTGTGCTGTTTGCAAAGAGCCCTTTGAGTTGGGTTGCGAGGCCCGCGAAATGCCCTGTAAACACATATACCACTCAGATTGTATTCTCCCGTGGCTTTCGCTGCGAAATTCTTGCCCAGTTTGTAGACATGAGTTACCAACTGATGCTCGTGATTCAGGTGAATCGAACAGATCATCTAATGAGCAGACTGGAGTTGGAAATGATGATGACACTGTTGGTTTAACTATTTGGAGATTGCCCGGTGGTGGCTTCGCGGTTGGGAGGTTCTCGGGTGGGAGAAGAAATGGGGAAAGAGAGCTCCCAGTAGTTTATACTGAGATGGATGGTGGTTTTAATAATAATGGGGTTCCTAGGAGGATATCTTGGGGTTCAAGAGGGGGTGTTTCCCGGCAAAGTGGAGGACTGAGGAGGGCATTTCGAAATTTGTTTGCCTGTTTTGGTGGTGTTGGTGATAGTTCATCAGGTTCTAATTCAAGTTCAGATTCAAGGGTAACTCGGAGAAATAGGTCATTCTCATCTGTTTTTAGCTCTGGAACAACAGGGCGTAGATACTGGGCCTTTGATATTAACGGTGGGAATCGAAGATGGTAA
- the LOC113730464 gene encoding aspartic proteinase PCS1-like, giving the protein MDLGKFVVQVLFFCFCMLVQLNSCYCSKKESSVLLTLKAQHISSMSIPTAPNRVAFHHNVSLTVSLTVGSPPQQVTMVLDTGSELSWLHCNRTPNTLSLFNPQLSTSYSPVPCSSPTCRTRTRDFTVPVSCDPKNLCHAILSYADASSVEGNLATDTFAVDNSSMPGLVFGCMDSGSSSTPEEDAKTTGLIGMNRGSLSFVSQMGFRQFSYCISGRDSSGVLLFGAANFPWLGPLKYTPLIQMSTPLPYFDRVAYTVQLEGIKVSDTVLPLPKSVFVPDHTGAGQTMVDSGTQFTFLLGPVYTALKNEFVKQTRGVLRLLNEPNFVFQGAMDLCYLVELSRATLPPLPAVALMFQGAEMSVAGEKLLYKVPGATRGTDGIYCFTFGNSDLLGIEAYVIGHHHQQNIWVEFDLAQSRLGWAEVRCDLASQRLGLGH; this is encoded by the coding sequence ATGGACTTGGGTAAGTTTGTAGTGCAAGTGttattcttttgcttttgcatgcttgtgcAGTTAAATTCGTGCTATTGCTCCAAGAAGGAATCATCAGTACTTTTAACTCTCAAAGCCCAGCACATATCATCAATGTCCATCCCTACGGCGCCCAACCGGGTCGCTTTTCACCATAATGTTTCTCTCACGGTTTCACTCACCGTTGGCTCACCCCCACAGCAAGTTACCATGGTCCTCGACACAGGCAGTGAACTCTCCTGGCTTCACTGCAACAGAACACCAAACACCCTTTCCCTTTTCAACCCACAACTCTCTACTTCTTACTCGCCCGTGCCTTGCTCCTCACCCACATGCAGGACCCGCACACGGGACTTCACTGTGCCCGTTTCTTGCGACCCGAAAAACCTCTGCCACGCTATTCTCTCCTATGCCGACGCCTCCTCCGTGGAGGGAAATCTTGCTACGGATACTTTTGCAGTTGATAATTCGAGCATGCCCGGCTTGGTATTCGGGTGCATGGACTCCGGTTCGAGTTCTACCCCGGAAGAGGATGCCAAAACAACCGGGTTAATCGGCATGAACAGGGGGTCCTTATCTTTTGTTTCCCAAATGGGTTTCCGGCAATTCTCTTACTGCATATCGGGTCGTGACTCGTCGGGCGTGTTGCTCTTCGGGGCAGCCAATTTTCCGTGGCTTGGGCCTCTGAAGTACACGCCATTGATACAAATGTCTACCCCTTTACCGTATTTCGACCGGGTTGCCTACACGGTTCAACTCGAAGGGATTAAGGTTTCGGATACGGTGCTGCCGTTACCGAAGTCGGTATTCGTGCCCGACCACACCGGGGCAGGTCAAACAATGGTTGACTCGGGCACCCAATTTACATTCTTACTCGGCCCGGTTTACACTGCACTAAAGAATGAGTTCGTGAAGCAAACCAGGGGCGTCCTGAGGTTATTGAACGAGCCAAATTTTGTGTTTCAAGGGGCCATGGATTTATGTTATCTAGTCGAGTTGAGTCGTGCAACTTTGCCGCCATTGCCTGCTGTAGCGCTGATGTTTCAAGGGGCGGAGATGAGTGTTGCAGGGGAGAAATTACTGTACAAAGTTCCAGGTGCAACGAGGGGAACTGATGGAATCTACTGTTTCACGTTTGGGAATTCCGATTTGCTGGGGATAGAGGCGTATGTGATTGGGCACCATCACCAGCAAAACATATGGGTGGAGTTTGACCTTGCACAGTCCAGACTTGGATGGGCAGAGGTTAGGTGTGATTTGGCAAGTCAAAGGCTAGGCCTGGGTCATTAG